ATCGCAACAGCAACTACAACCCGCTCGCCGCCTGAGCGCGGCGCAGCACCGGCCCTCCGGGACCGGTGAGGATCGCAACGGGTCCTTGCCCGGCTTGGGCCAGAGAACCCACGCAGCACCGGCCCTCCGGGACCAGTGAGGATCGCAACCCCTTCCTGGGAGACGGAGGACGGAAGCGGGGCGCAGCACCGGCCCTCCGGGACCGGTGAGGATCGCAACCCGGTCGAGAACACGACCGACGTCTACATCAAGGGCAGCACCGGCCCTCCGGGACCGGTGAGGATCGCAACACAGGACACCGCCCCGGACCGAAGCGGCCTTCTGGCAGCACCGGCCCTCCGGGACCGGTGAGGATTGCAACCTGTGGAACTCCGACGCCGCCTTGATCATCGAGCGCAGCACCGGCCCTTCGGGGTCGGTGAGGGTCCCAACGTTCGGCTCGACGTCGGGTCTGGTTTAGAACGCCGCACAGCGCCAGCTTGTCCAGGGCGGTGAGGATCGCAACATGGCGGCGGGCACGATTGTGCCCCGAGAGATGGCCAAGGCACGGGCGGTCGGCGACGATGCGGCCGATCCGGACAGGGGCCGTCGAGAATGATGTAGGCCTTGTGCGCGACGACCTGCGTCGCCTCGGTGAGATCCGGCGCGAGGGCGGTCAGAGTCGGACCGCCTCGCGGATGTAGCGGCAGACGGTGGCCTGGCCGATGCCGAACCCGGCCGTCAGGAGGTTGTAGGTGTCACCTCAGCGCAGATGTGCCAGGACCAGCAGGGCCTGACGTTCAGGATTCAGGTGCCGCCACTTGCTGCCGATTCGCCGTCGATGCGTGGTCAACTTTCGGGCGGGGGATCTGGAGGCAGAACTGAACACTTCGCTCGCGGATGGGTGGATCAAGCACTCGAAGCTCCTGACGGTGGCCTTGCTCTTGCTCGAGAAGTCGTCTATCAGGAGCTTCGCCATGTCTTCACTACGGCCGCAGTCCACGCCGCCAGGTTGGAAAGCGCTGAGTCAGCTCGGGGTGAGGATACTGACGAGTGTGTATATGGCAATAGCGATTAGCGTCAGCGGGATAACGCTGCCGATTACTATGGTTGTGATCAATTTTTGAGCGTTTTTGGTGTGTTTCTTCTGCGAGATCGCGTAGCCGAACCAGCCGTGCGGGTGTGGCGAGGGCGTGGCGTTGGTGGTGCTGAAGCGGCCTTGGAGGTTCGGTGCTGGATCGTCTGGTGGGGCTGGTGTGTGTACTGGGTGTCGTTGAGAGGTGGTTGTCTTCGGCATCGGCGCTCTCGGTGTTGGACCGGTGGTGAGTTGTCGGTGCTGCTTGCTATATGAGGCGCTGAGGCTACTGGTGTGGTCCGGGCAGGGCAAACTGAGGGTCCTCGTAATTACTGCGGGCATATTGGACACAACAAGAAGTTGGGTTGTATGGTCCTTCGCGGCGCCATCCTGTGCGGATGGCGGGATTGTAATTTGTTGTGTCTGTATGCCCGCAGGGCCGGTACCAGGAGGTTCGGTGGAGGTCGACGGTGTCGACCTCCGCCTCGCTGCTCCATCCGGGTGGTGCTGTGGGTGGGGGAGTGTCGACGACCCGATTTTTGTCGGTGGGGGTGTCTAGGCTCGCGTCGTTCGTCGGGGGACGACGACATGAGGGATTTCGTAGTGTGGGCACATAGTCCTAGTTCGGTGACCGGTCGCTGGCATGGTTTGGCTGAACATGTTCGTTCGACGGCGCGGTTGGCCCGTATTTTTGCGGCGTCTTTCGGTGCTGGGGAGTTGGCGTGGAGTCTGGGGCTCGTCCACGATGCCGGCAAGTGCGCGTCGAATTGGCAGGACAAGTTGATGCGGGTGGCGCCGACGGGTGCCCGGGTGGGGATTGACCACAAGCGTGTCGGTGTGTTGTTGGTGCGGGAGCGGGCGCTTGCGGCGGCGATGACCGTGTTGGGCCATCACGGTGGGCTCGGGCAGGTGCGGTCGCTCATCGGGCTGGAGTCGCAGCCTGAGGACACCGTGACGTTGCAGCGGTTCTTTGCCGAGGTGCCAGAAGCCCGGGCGTTGGCGACCGGATCCGAGTTGATGCCCGCCGCGTGGTCGGAGTCGCCGTTGCTGGGCGAGATGGGCATCCGCATGACCTTCTCCGCCCTGGTCGACGCCGACCATCTCGACACCGCCGCTCACGCGCAGGGCCTTGACCGGCCTCGGGTCGCTGCGTCCGCGGACATGGGCGACCTGCTTCGCCGGTTCGAGGCCAACCGTGTGCTTCTCCTCGACAGGCGTGGAGGGCCGGGCGGTTCGTCCGAGGTGGATGCCGTGCGGACGGCGTTGTACGAGGACGTGGTACGGCTGGCGCTGGGTGAACCGGGGATCTACCGGCTTCCGGCGCCCACCGGGTCGGGCAAGACATTGACCTCCGCGGGGTTCGCGCTTCACCACGCCGCGTAGCACCGCAAGTCGCGTGTGATCGTGGCTGTGCCGTCCACGACGATCACCGAGCAGAACGCGGGCGTGTATCGGGACCTGCTGGGAGGACATGGTGCTGGAGCACTACTCCAACGCCGAGTTGGACGATCGGCGGTTGCGACTGGCCGTGTTGCCTCCTTTCGGGTGTTTGTCGTTGCTCGTGAAGTCGAGCGGGCCGGTTTCTGTCGGTAGTTGGTTCTAGGTTCGTGGCGTTCGTCGGGGGACGAGTCGTACGAGGGGTTCATGTGTGGGCGCACAGTCGCAACGACAACGAGATCCGTCATGGGCTAGGGGAGCACTCGTCGGACACGGCGGAGCTGGCCCGTGGGTTCGCGTCGGTGTTCGGTGCGGGTGACCTGGCGTATGCGGTGGGACTGCTGCATGACACGGGCAAGGCGCGTTGTGCCTGGCAGGAAGGCTTGTTGAAGGTCGAGGGGACCGACGATCGAGTCGATGTTCCGCACAAGGACCTCGGAGCACGTCTGCTGGCCGAGGCACCGGGGGACCCCTACGCGAGGTTGGCTGCCGGGTTGATGGTGTTGGGGCATCACGGCGGGCTGCGAACCCCGAGTGAGTTGAAGCAGATGCTGCGTCAGCCGGGAGGGGTGGACGACGACGAGGCGGTGCGGCGTTTCGTGGAGGCTGTGCCGCAGGCCCGTGCGGTGCTCAAGGGTCCGTTGACACTGCCCGAAGCGTGGCGCGGTCGACTCGGCGTGCGGGAGTTGGGGGTGCGGTTGACGTACTCGGCACTGGTGGACGCCGACTTCCTGGACACCGCGACGCACTTCCTGCGCCGTCCCGGGCCGGTGTCGACCGGCGGCGCGACCATGGCGCAGTTGCGGGACCGGTTCGAGCGTCGCCGCGTGGAGTACCTGGACGAGCGCCGGGCGAAGGCCGGGAAGCGCGGCCGCGCCTCGTCGATGGAGGGTGTGCGGGAGGAGCTGTACGCGGCGGCGTTGACGGCGGCGCTGCGCAAGCCGGGTGTCTACCGGATGTCGGCGCCCACGGGGTCGGGCAAGACGATCGCCGGTGCGGGGTTCGGGTTGCACCACGCTGCCGAGCACGGCAAGTCCAGGGTGATCGTGGCGGTGCCCTACACCTCCATCACCGAGCAGAACGCCGACGTGTTCCGCAGACTGCTCGACCCCCGGCCGGACGACCCGGACGAGGGCGGTGACGCCCCGGTGGTGTTGGAGCACCACTCCAACGTCGACCTCGACGCCGCGTCGCAGCGTGCGGAAGGCCGATGGCAGCGGTTGGCCGCGGAGAACTGGAATGCCCCGTTCGTGGTGACCACGACCGTGCAGCTGTTGGACTCGCTGTTCGCCCGTACGCCCTCCCGCATGCGCAAGCTGCACCGATTGGCAGGAGCGGTGCTGATCCTGGACGAGGTGCAGGCGCTGCCCAAGCCGCTGCTGCTGCCGATCCTGGACGCCCTACGCGCGTTGTCGGAGCACTTCGGCACGACGGTGCTGCTGACCTCGGCCACCCAGCCCGTGTTCGAGAGCCTGTCGCCCTGGCGTGACCTGGATGTGCCCGAGATCGTGCCGGACCCGGTGCGGATGGCCGACCGGGCCCGTCGAGTGGATTTCCGCTGGTGGGAGCGCCCCACGCTGGCGGAGTTGGCCGAGCAGGTGCGGCAGCGCCGCCAGGCGCTGGTCGTGCTCAACACCATCGACGATGCCCGCCGCCTGTTCACGATGCTGGACGGGCGCACCGAGGGACGGGTCGTGCACCTGTCGACCCGGATGCACCCCAATCACCGCCGCACCGCCCTGAACACCGTCGGGAAGGCACTGGGCGACGGCGAACCGCTGGTGGTCGTGTCGACCCAGCTGATCGAAGCCGGCGTGGACCTCGACTTTCCGGTCGTCTACCGGGCGATGGCCCCGGTGGACTCGCTGCTGCAGGCCGCTGGCCGGGCCAACCGGGAGGGCGGGGACACCTGCGGCGAGGTGGTCGTGGTCGACCTCGCCGACGGCGGACGTCCCGGAGACTACGGTCCGGCCATCGCGGTGAGCCGTTACTACTTTGGCCCGGACAAGGCCCAACCCGACGAGCTCGCCGCCTTGGCCCGCTACTACCCGCACCTGTACAAGACGCTGGAACTGGACGCCCCGCCCGTCACCGATCACCGCAAGCTCCCGCGCGGGCAGCTCGTGCAGCACCACCGCCACAAGTGGGACTTCCCTGCCGTCGCGAACGGCCCTCTGGTCTCACCCGGCACCTCGGTCCACCGTGATCCGAAGCGCGCGTTCCGGATGATCGACCAGGACGCCCTACCCGTCGTCATCAGCACCGGCCCCGACCACGACCGGATCGTGCGGTTGATCAAGCAGGCGCGAGACATTCCCCAAGCCCGCTTCGCGGCCCTGCGCGCACTGCAGCGGTGGACCGTGATGCTGCCCCGGAACATTGCCGGTGCCGATCCCGTCCGGGCGCGACTGCGTCCGGTGGTGGGTGACCTGCACGAGTGGACCGGTCCCTACCACGACGACCTGGGGCTCGATGAGAGCACGATCGACTGAGATGGGCTGTGTCGGTTCGGGCGATGACGAACGGGTGGCCGTGAAAGCCCGCCTATGCTGCCGGTCATGCGTCGGTGTCGACTCCGGGTCGGCCGGCGAGGCTCTCAACTGGTACGGGGGAGTGCTGCCTGGCACTTCAACGCTGATCGGGCCGGAACCGTCGGGTTCCGGCCCGTGGCATCTACCGCCTTCTCCGGTGACTGATCCACCGACGATCATCTCCCTGGAGGGCGCCGCCTTACCAGAACAGCAAGCCTCCTTACCTGAACTTGCCATCTCGTACCTGCGTGGTCCAAGATGGCGACTCTCGCAACAGTCCGTGGTCATCTGACCACGAAGTGCATAGGCGGTGGATGGAATGACCTTTTCGATCGCCGGCCGTCGCTGGCAGATCCGCATCGTGCGCAGCCGACGCGGCCGTACCACCACGCGACGTCTGGAACTGCGCACCATCAGCAGTCCGAGCCCACGCCACAGGGATGTCGGCTAATCCGGTCCGTCGGGACCGGGGCGAGCCCACGCGGTAGGACCGACGACCGCCGCGACCGGCTCGGTGATCAACGAGACTCGACAGCGAAGGGAAACATGACCGGCTTAACAAGGAGTTCCGAGCCTGTGCCCTTGGCGGTGCAGGTCTGGGGGCCGGGTGCGCTGTTCACGCGCCCGGAACTGAAGGTCGAGAGGGTCAGCTACCCGGTGATGACCCCGTCGGCCGCGGTGGGGGTGCTGGAGTCGATCTTCTGGAAACCGGAGATGCGGTGGAGGGTGCAGCGCATCGAGGTGCTCCGGCCGATCCGGCAGTTCACCCAGCGCCGTAACGAGACCACCGATCTGGCGTCGCTGGCCGACGCGGTCTCGGGCCGTCGACGCTTGGATACCGCGGCGCACCGGGTGCAGCGCAACGCGGTGTGCCTGCGCGATGTCGCCTACCGCGTCCACGCCCAGATCGACCTGGCCGATCACGCAGACAAGCCGGTCGCGGCCTACCGCGACCAGTTCCGGCGCCGGGTCACCAAGGGGCGCTGCTTCACCCAGCCCTACCTGGGCACCCGGGAGTTCACCGCCTACTTCGGCGAACCCGACGACCAACAGCCCCTCGGCCCCGATCACGACGACGACTTCGGGCTGATGCTGCACAGCGTCAACCACGGCACCACCCCGATCTCCTTCACCTGGTTTGACGCGAGGATGCGCGGCGGCGTGATCGAGGTGCCCGTCCACGGCATCCCCGCCCGTCCCGCCGGCGAAGACGCCGGTGAAGCGGAGTTGCTGTCGATGGCCGAGGGAGGGGTCTGATGCTGTTGCAGCGTCTGGTCCAGTACGCCGAGACCCACCTGGGCCAGGCCCGGCCCTTCCACCGGGAACGGGAGTTCCGGTGGCGCCTGGACCTCGACCTGGACGGGCGGCCGCTGAGCGGCGAGCTGGCCCCGCTGGTCGACGAGCAGCGCCGTGACCGGGGGGTGGTGCTCACCGTCCCGGCGGTCGTGCGCACAGTCGGGGTCTCGGCCAACCTCGCCGCCGACGACGCCCAGTACGTGCTCGGCTGGGGTGACGAGACCACCAAGCCCGCACGCGTCGCCCAGTGCCACGCCGCGTTCGTCGACCTGATCGACAAGTGGGCGACCAGTGACGCCGGACGCGACGACCCGGTCGCCCAGGCCGTGGCCGCCTTCTACCGCTCCGGCGCGGCCGCGGACCTGACCCGCCCCGAGGAAACGACGGCCAAACACGGCGTGGTGATCGCGGTCAACGGCGACCCGGCCTGCCGAAGCGACTCGGTGGTGCAGTTCTGGACCACCGAGGTCACCGCCCGCAAAGGCGGCAAGACCGGCAGCCGCCACGGCCTGTGCCTGGTCTGCGCCCGCCATCGCGAACTGGTCGACACCGTCCCCGGCAAGGTCCCCGGTCGCCTCGTTCCCGGCGCCAGCAACGACACCGCCCTGGTCAGCGTCAACGAACGCGTCTTCGGCTACGGGCTGACCACCGGTCTGGAACACACCCCCATCTGCTTCGGCTGCGGCGACGCGATCTCCACCGGCCTGGTCGCGGTGCTGTCCTCACCCCACAGCATCGCCCCCCGCGGCCAGAACAGCCGCACCAGTTGGTGGTACATCGGCGAGGTCGACGACGACCCGATCGCCACCCTCGACCAGGCCGATCCCGACGAGGTCACCGCCCTGCTGTCCACCGTCCACACCGGCCGGCACGACGCGAACCCGCCGGACGTGGAGGTGTTCTGCTCGCTGACCGTGGCCGGCAACATCGCCCGCATCGTGGTCCGTGACTGGATCGAGATGCCCCTGATCGAGCTCAAGCGCAACATCGCCGCCTGGTTCCTCGACCACGAGATCGCACCGGCCTGGCCCGCCGGCCGCCGCCACCACCCGCTGTGGAAGCTGGCCCTGACCACCGGCCGCTGGCAGGGCGAACGCAACCGCTACGCCGAGTTCGGCGTTCCGGGCGAAGCACGCCCGCACAACATCTACCCGCAACTGCTCGGCGCCGCCCTGCGCAACACCCCGATCCCCCCCGCCGTGCTCGCCCACCTCATCGGCCGCATCCGCGCCGACGGCCACCTCGACGACCCCCGCGCCGCCCTGCTGCGCCTGGCCCTGGTCCACGGCAAGACCACCAAGGAGACCTTCATGCCCGACCTCAACCCGGGCAGCGCCGACACCGCCTACCACGCCGGCCGCGCCTTCGCCCTGCTCGAACAGATCCAACACGCCGCCGGCTCCGGAGAACGCCTCAACACCACCTACGGCGACCGCTTCTTCGCCGGCGCCATCACCAACCCCCGCGCCGCCCTGGTCACCGGAAGCCGCAACGCCAAAGCGTGGCAGAAGAAACTCCGCCGCGCCAAGCCGGGCCTGGCCAACTACTTCGACCGCAAGCTCGACGACGTCTTCGCTCTCATCCCCGAGGGCAAGGGACTGCCCGCCGCGATGACCCTGCACCAGCAGGCCCAGTTCCTGCTCGGCTACCACCACCAACGCGGCCACCGCGCCACCACCAACACGGACACGACCGCCGAGCCCGACACCGGCGCCCCCACCCACACCGACTGACACCCCACCCGAGCCGACACACCGAGGACGACCACAGCCATGACCAGCACCACCACCGCCGCGCACCTCGACCCCACCGTGCGCCACGACATCGTCTACTACTTCGACGTCACCGACGGAAACCCCAACGGCGACCCCGACGCCGGCAACCGCCCCCGCATGGACGACGAGTCCGGCCACGGCCTGGTCACCGACGTCGCCCTCAAGCGCAAGATCCGCGACACCCTCGCCCTCGCCGCCCAGGACGACCCCCGCTACGGCATCTTCGTCCAAGCTGGGCACGCCCTCAACCCCCGCCTGGAAGCCTCCTACGAAGCCCACGGCCTCAAACTCGGCTCCAAGATCACCAAGGACGACGCAGACCAGGCCCGCGCCTGGCTATGCGGCCGCTACGTCGACATCCGCCTGTTCGGCGCCGTGCTCTCGGTCGGCAAGACCAACGCCCTCGGCCAGGTCCGCGGCCCCCTGCAGGTCACCATGGCCCGCAGCATCGACCCCATCCTGCCCATGGACCACGCCATCACCCGCGTCACCCAAACCCGCCAAGCCGACATCGACAAGGGCGAGACCACCGAGATGGGCGGCAAGTGGACCGTCCCCTACGGCCTCTACCGCGCCGAGCTTTACTACTCCGCCAACCACGCCCGCAAAACCGGCGTCGACACCAAAGACCTCGAACTGCTCTACCGCACCCTCGAGATGATGTTCGACCACGACCGCTCCGCCACCCGCGGCCGACTCACCCCCCGCGGCCTCTACGTCTTCACCCACCCCGACGCCTTCGGCGCCGCCCCCGCCCACCGCCTCACCGAACGCATCACCGCCACCCTCACCGACCCCGACACCCCGCCGCGGAGCTTCGCCGACTACGCCATCGCCGTCGACGACAACGCACTGCCTACCGGCATCACCCTTACCAAGATCATCGAGTAGGCCACAGGTGCGGCGGTCGGCTGTACCGGACACCGAACCCGAAGAGACAGAACGCCGACACCGGTCGACGCGAGGCGGCACGAGTTTCCGCTCCCCCCGTTCACCACCACGCCGTGACTCAGGTCGCAGTGCTGCCTCTCAGGGCAGTGAGGATCGCGCTACCGCTGATCGGTTCTCCCTCTGGGAGGGTTCACGCGCAGTACAGGCCCTTCGGGGCTAGTGAGGACCGGAATGCCGTTCCTTGAGAACTCCACAGCGAGGCAACAGAACCGGCGACAACCCTCCTGAGGGTAGCGATGGCCGCAGCCGCAATAGTGTCGGCGAACTGGTGACTGTGGACTACCGGCGCCAGTTTTCCGGAGCTGGCGAGGATCGCAATCCGTATCGATCTGCGGTGATCGGCACGCGTGCGGGATCAGCGCCAGTCCTCCGGGGCCGGCCTGGACCGCAACGGCAAGCCGCTCAATCGCAGCGGCACGCTGTCGGTTCAGTGCCAGCCCTTCGGGGCTGGCGAGGATCGCAATGACCGCAACGAGACGCTGAACCGCCGCCTGGAGGACAGCGCAGGCTCTACCGGACACGACACGGCCGACGAGGCGCAAGACCTGGCACTCCCTACCGGTATGGCAGCGTTCCGGAGGACCTGCTGACCTGAAGATGGCCGACCGGGTTGCACGCGCCGTCCACGCGGTCCGCGCCCTGCTGACCGGTGGCGACCTGCCACCACCGGTCAACGACAAGCGATGCCACCGCTGCTCGCTGGCCCGGACTGCCTGCCTGACAGCGCCGGGCCAGCCAACCTGTTCACACCACGCCCTGCCGGAGACTGGCTTGACTGAACTCCTGCGCACCCTGTTCGCCACCACCCCCGGCACCAGCCTGCACCTGGACGGCGACGCCCTGCGCATCGCACACCCCGACAAACCCGGACGACACCTGCTGCCCCTCATCCGGCTCGACCACATCGTCGCCTGGAACGGCGTCTCCCTCACCGACGACCTTATCCACCGCTGCGCCGCCGACGGCCGTTCCATCACCTGGATCACCCGCAACGGTCGATTCCTCGCCCGCACCAGCGGCCCTCATACCGGAAACCCCCACTTGCGCCTCGCCCAGGTCCGCACCCACGACGACCCCGCACTGCGGCTGACACTGGCCAAAACGTTCGTCGCCGGCAAGCTGCACAACTACCGCCAACTCCTGCTGCGCGCCGCCCGTGACACCACAGGAACCCGACAGACGCGCCTGCGCGACACAGCCGACAACCACACTCAAGCCCTCACCCAGCTCGCCGAAGCCACCACCCTGTCCGAAACCCTGGGCATCGAAGGCAACGCCGCACGCGCCTACTTCCAAGGACTCGACCAACTCGCCCCGGGCATGGCCACCGGACGAACCCGCAGACCACCCACCGACCTCGCCAACTGCCTGCTCTCCTTCGGCTACGGCATGCTCCGCGTCTCCGTCCACGGCGCCCTCGAACAAGTCGGCCTCGACCCCTACATCGGCTACCTCCACGGCATCCGACCAGGAAAACCCGCTCTCGCCCTCGACCTCATGGAAGAACTGCGTCCCCTGCTGGTCGACCGCCTCGTGCTCACCCTGCTCAACCGCGGACAGATCACCGACCGACACACCCAAACCCTGCCCGGCGGCGCCGTCCAACTCACCGACGAGGGACGCAAGACCTTCCTCGAACACTGGAGCAAAGCCCGCGAACGC
This region of Saccharothrix longispora genomic DNA includes:
- the cas1 gene encoding CRISPR-associated endonuclease Cas1, whose product is MADRVARAVHAVRALLTGGDLPPPVNDKRCHRCSLARTACLTAPGQPTCSHHALPETGLTELLRTLFATTPGTSLHLDGDALRIAHPDKPGRHLLPLIRLDHIVAWNGVSLTDDLIHRCAADGRSITWITRNGRFLARTSGPHTGNPHLRLAQVRTHDDPALRLTLAKTFVAGKLHNYRQLLLRAARDTTGTRQTRLRDTADNHTQALTQLAEATTLSETLGIEGNAARAYFQGLDQLAPGMATGRTRRPPTDLANCLLSFGYGMLRVSVHGALEQVGLDPYIGYLHGIRPGKPALALDLMEELRPLLVDRLVLTLLNRGQITDRHTQTLPGGAVQLTDEGRKTFLEHWSKARERPWPHATLGRDVPAALIPLTRARLLARHLRGTADTYQPWTIT
- the cas3 gene encoding CRISPR-associated helicase Cas3', producing the protein MWAHSRNDNEIRHGLGEHSSDTAELARGFASVFGAGDLAYAVGLLHDTGKARCAWQEGLLKVEGTDDRVDVPHKDLGARLLAEAPGDPYARLAAGLMVLGHHGGLRTPSELKQMLRQPGGVDDDEAVRRFVEAVPQARAVLKGPLTLPEAWRGRLGVRELGVRLTYSALVDADFLDTATHFLRRPGPVSTGGATMAQLRDRFERRRVEYLDERRAKAGKRGRASSMEGVREELYAAALTAALRKPGVYRMSAPTGSGKTIAGAGFGLHHAAEHGKSRVIVAVPYTSITEQNADVFRRLLDPRPDDPDEGGDAPVVLEHHSNVDLDAASQRAEGRWQRLAAENWNAPFVVTTTVQLLDSLFARTPSRMRKLHRLAGAVLILDEVQALPKPLLLPILDALRALSEHFGTTVLLTSATQPVFESLSPWRDLDVPEIVPDPVRMADRARRVDFRWWERPTLAELAEQVRQRRQALVVLNTIDDARRLFTMLDGRTEGRVVHLSTRMHPNHRRTALNTVGKALGDGEPLVVVSTQLIEAGVDLDFPVVYRAMAPVDSLLQAAGRANREGGDTCGEVVVVDLADGGRPGDYGPAIAVSRYYFGPDKAQPDELAALARYYPHLYKTLELDAPPVTDHRKLPRGQLVQHHRHKWDFPAVANGPLVSPGTSVHRDPKRAFRMIDQDALPVVISTGPDHDRIVRLIKQARDIPQARFAALRALQRWTVMLPRNIAGADPVRARLRPVVGDLHEWTGPYHDDLGLDESTID
- the cas7c gene encoding type I-C CRISPR-associated protein Cas7/Csd2: MTSTTTAAHLDPTVRHDIVYYFDVTDGNPNGDPDAGNRPRMDDESGHGLVTDVALKRKIRDTLALAAQDDPRYGIFVQAGHALNPRLEASYEAHGLKLGSKITKDDADQARAWLCGRYVDIRLFGAVLSVGKTNALGQVRGPLQVTMARSIDPILPMDHAITRVTQTRQADIDKGETTEMGGKWTVPYGLYRAELYYSANHARKTGVDTKDLELLYRTLEMMFDHDRSATRGRLTPRGLYVFTHPDAFGAAPAHRLTERITATLTDPDTPPRSFADYAIAVDDNALPTGITLTKIIE
- the cas5c gene encoding type I-C CRISPR-associated protein Cas5c; the encoded protein is MPLAVQVWGPGALFTRPELKVERVSYPVMTPSAAVGVLESIFWKPEMRWRVQRIEVLRPIRQFTQRRNETTDLASLADAVSGRRRLDTAAHRVQRNAVCLRDVAYRVHAQIDLADHADKPVAAYRDQFRRRVTKGRCFTQPYLGTREFTAYFGEPDDQQPLGPDHDDDFGLMLHSVNHGTTPISFTWFDARMRGGVIEVPVHGIPARPAGEDAGEAELLSMAEGGV
- the cas8c gene encoding type I-C CRISPR-associated protein Cas8c/Csd1, whose amino-acid sequence is MLLQRLVQYAETHLGQARPFHREREFRWRLDLDLDGRPLSGELAPLVDEQRRDRGVVLTVPAVVRTVGVSANLAADDAQYVLGWGDETTKPARVAQCHAAFVDLIDKWATSDAGRDDPVAQAVAAFYRSGAAADLTRPEETTAKHGVVIAVNGDPACRSDSVVQFWTTEVTARKGGKTGSRHGLCLVCARHRELVDTVPGKVPGRLVPGASNDTALVSVNERVFGYGLTTGLEHTPICFGCGDAISTGLVAVLSSPHSIAPRGQNSRTSWWYIGEVDDDPIATLDQADPDEVTALLSTVHTGRHDANPPDVEVFCSLTVAGNIARIVVRDWIEMPLIELKRNIAAWFLDHEIAPAWPAGRRHHPLWKLALTTGRWQGERNRYAEFGVPGEARPHNIYPQLLGAALRNTPIPPAVLAHLIGRIRADGHLDDPRAALLRLALVHGKTTKETFMPDLNPGSADTAYHAGRAFALLEQIQHAAGSGERLNTTYGDRFFAGAITNPRAALVTGSRNAKAWQKKLRRAKPGLANYFDRKLDDVFALIPEGKGLPAAMTLHQQAQFLLGYHHQRGHRATTNTDTTAEPDTGAPTHTD
- a CDS encoding CRISPR-associated endonuclease Cas3'', whose product is MTGRWHGLAEHVRSTARLARIFAASFGAGELAWSLGLVHDAGKCASNWQDKLMRVAPTGARVGIDHKRVGVLLVRERALAAAMTVLGHHGGLGQVRSLIGLESQPEDTVTLQRFFAEVPEARALATGSELMPAAWSESPLLGEMGIRMTFSALVDADHLDTAAHAQGLDRPRVAASADMGDLLRRFEANRVLLLDRRGGPGGSSEVDAVRTALYEDVVRLALGEPGIYRLPAPTGSGKTLTSAGFALHHAA